A single region of the Drosophila takahashii strain IR98-3 E-12201 chromosome 2R, DtakHiC1v2, whole genome shotgun sequence genome encodes:
- the LOC108058952 gene encoding microtubule-associated serine/threonine-protein kinase 3 isoform X1, protein MPSQVLARYAHRNETIARPIDQKYIPLQNPRNTYCGSPAVRSLDLLPRVEIWESNMSTPTSPKTPTPPTLPPGVTKTCHIVKRPDFDGYGFNLHSEKVKPGQFIGKVDADSPAESAGLKEGDRILEVNGVSIGSETHKQVVARIKAIANEVRLLLIDVDGKAIEVKPASPPAAAACNGNGNGSASPNGYEGTKQEMPGASANISSISMVSTKRSSNASSIQSGSTMNASDLDVVDRGVPAAPAPVATPPPPSATLQNGSKPSSPINNNTLMSTPPPPSATKAGINNNGSVYNTNGNGTNGTATPITPPPPASGGNRAGSLNLPLTAAEMRAKLASKKKYDPKNESVDLKKKFDIIQKL, encoded by the exons ATGCCAAGTCAAGTACTTGCCAGATATGCCCATCGAAACGAAACTATCGCCAGGCCAATTGACCAGAAATATATTCCTCTACAAAACCCCAGAAACACGTACTGCGGATCGCCGGCGGTCCGAAGTCTGGACCTCTTGCCCAGGGTCGAAATTTGGG AATCCAACATGTCCACGCCCACTTCCCCGAAGACGCCCACGCCGCCCACTTTGCCGCCGGGCGTGACAAAAACGTGTCATATAGTCAAAAGGCCTGATTTCGATGGTTATGGCTTTAATCTGCACTCGGAGAAGGTGAAGCCAGGCCAATTCATTGGCAAAGTGGACGCCGATTCCCCGGCGGAGTCGGCTGGCTTGAAGGAGGGCGATCGCATCCTGGAGGTCAACGGCGTGTCCATTGGCAGTGAAACGCACAAGCAAGTGGTGGCCAGGATCAAGGCCATTGCCAACGAAGTCCGCTTGCTCCTCATCGATGTGGATGGCAAGGCCATAGAGGTGAAGCCCGCATctccgccagcagcagctgcctgCAATGgcaacggaaacggaagtgcCAGCCCGAACGGATACGAGGGCACCAAACAGGAGATGCCCGGAGCCAGTGCTAATATCAGTAGCATCAGCATGGTGAGCACCAAGCGATCCTCAAACGCCAGCAGCATTCAGAGCGGCAGCACCATGAATGCCTCCGATTTGGATGTGGTCGATAGGGGAGTCCCGGCAGCCCCGGCACCAGTTGCtactccacctcctccttctGCTACCCTTCAAAATGGAAGTAAACCCTCGTCGCCTATTAACAATAACACTCTGATGAGCACGCCCCCACCGCCCTCAGCCACCAAGGCGGGCATCAATAACAACGGCAGCGTTTACAACACCAATGGCAATGGCACAAATGGCACCGCCACGCCCATCACGCCTCCGCCCCCAGCGAGCGGTGGCAATCGGGCGGGCAGCCTGAATCTTCCACTGACAGCCGCCGAAATGCGAGCCAAGTTGGCCTCCAAGAAGAAGTACGATCCCAAGAACGAGAGCGTGGACCTCAAGAAAAAGTTCGACATCATCCAGAAGCTCTGA
- the LOC108058952 gene encoding Na(+)/H(+) exchange regulatory cofactor NHE-RF1 isoform X2, producing the protein MSTPTSPKTPTPPTLPPGVTKTCHIVKRPDFDGYGFNLHSEKVKPGQFIGKVDADSPAESAGLKEGDRILEVNGVSIGSETHKQVVARIKAIANEVRLLLIDVDGKAIEVKPASPPAAAACNGNGNGSASPNGYEGTKQEMPGASANISSISMVSTKRSSNASSIQSGSTMNASDLDVVDRGVPAAPAPVATPPPPSATLQNGSKPSSPINNNTLMSTPPPPSATKAGINNNGSVYNTNGNGTNGTATPITPPPPASGGNRAGSLNLPLTAAEMRAKLASKKKYDPKNESVDLKKKFDIIQKL; encoded by the coding sequence ATGTCCACGCCCACTTCCCCGAAGACGCCCACGCCGCCCACTTTGCCGCCGGGCGTGACAAAAACGTGTCATATAGTCAAAAGGCCTGATTTCGATGGTTATGGCTTTAATCTGCACTCGGAGAAGGTGAAGCCAGGCCAATTCATTGGCAAAGTGGACGCCGATTCCCCGGCGGAGTCGGCTGGCTTGAAGGAGGGCGATCGCATCCTGGAGGTCAACGGCGTGTCCATTGGCAGTGAAACGCACAAGCAAGTGGTGGCCAGGATCAAGGCCATTGCCAACGAAGTCCGCTTGCTCCTCATCGATGTGGATGGCAAGGCCATAGAGGTGAAGCCCGCATctccgccagcagcagctgcctgCAATGgcaacggaaacggaagtgcCAGCCCGAACGGATACGAGGGCACCAAACAGGAGATGCCCGGAGCCAGTGCTAATATCAGTAGCATCAGCATGGTGAGCACCAAGCGATCCTCAAACGCCAGCAGCATTCAGAGCGGCAGCACCATGAATGCCTCCGATTTGGATGTGGTCGATAGGGGAGTCCCGGCAGCCCCGGCACCAGTTGCtactccacctcctccttctGCTACCCTTCAAAATGGAAGTAAACCCTCGTCGCCTATTAACAATAACACTCTGATGAGCACGCCCCCACCGCCCTCAGCCACCAAGGCGGGCATCAATAACAACGGCAGCGTTTACAACACCAATGGCAATGGCACAAATGGCACCGCCACGCCCATCACGCCTCCGCCCCCAGCGAGCGGTGGCAATCGGGCGGGCAGCCTGAATCTTCCACTGACAGCCGCCGAAATGCGAGCCAAGTTGGCCTCCAAGAAGAAGTACGATCCCAAGAACGAGAGCGTGGACCTCAAGAAAAAGTTCGACATCATCCAGAAGCTCTGA